The following are encoded in a window of Rosa chinensis cultivar Old Blush chromosome 4, RchiOBHm-V2, whole genome shotgun sequence genomic DNA:
- the LOC112196847 gene encoding respiratory burst oxidase homolog protein D — protein MGSRHEDGASAENNSDSEVMARVERKAFSGPLGSSSSSRAWRRIKSLDRKRTSSTSTENDDDEAYVEITLDILDDSVAVHSVQAAGGCGHEDPELALLAKKTLEGKKSASFRSSLLRNTSTHIRQVSQELKRLASFSKRNSGAGRRFDRTRSATAQALKSLKFITAKASATNGWATVEKRFDDLTATSNGLLNSSLFGECIGMNKESKEFAGELFRALARRRNISGDCINKAQLREFWEQICDESFDSRLQTFFDMVDKDADGRITEEEVREIISLSASANKLSNIQKQAQEYAALIMEELDPDNVGYIMVENLETLLLQAPVHKSVTVSDSRVLSQLLSQKLKPTQENNPITRWYQKTKYFLLDNWQRVWVMMLWIGIVSALFVYKFIQYKNKEAFEVMGYCVCIAKGGAETLKFNMALILLPVCRNTITWLRNKTKLGVVVPFDDNLNFHKVIAVGIVIGVGLHAGAHLTCDFPRLIHATEEQYEPMIPYFGKDQPENYWWFLKGVEGLTGIGIVVLMTIAFTLATPWFRRNKLNLPKPLKKLTGFNAFWYSHHLFVIVYALLIIHSIKLYLTKKWYYKTTWMYLAVPVFLYACERLIRFFRSSIKPVKILKVAVYPGNVLALHMSKPQGFKYKSGQYMFVNCAAVSPFEWHPFSITSSPGDDYLSVHIRTLGDWTRQLKTVFSSVCQPSTAGKSGLLRADMQEENNPSFPKILIDGPYGAPAQDYKKYDVVLLVGLGIGATPMVSIVKDIINNMNILKNKELDEYAVLDDVLESGKAVNNNNSSSGKSNKSNKGFRTQKAYYYWVTREQGSFEWFKGILNEVAEMDEKGVIELHNYCTSVYEEGDARSALIAMLQNLHHAKNGVDVVSGTRVKSHFAKPNWRQVYKKIALHHPDSRVGVFYCGAPALTKELRQLALDFSHRTSTKFEFHKENF, from the exons ATGGGAAGTCGTCACGAGGATGGAGCTTCCGCGGAGAACAACTCCGACTCCGAGGTCATGGCGAGAGTGGAGAGGAAGGCTTTCAGCGGTCCTCTAGGCTCGAGCTCCTCCTCCAGGGCTTGGAGGAGGATCAAGAGCTTGGATAGGAAGAGGACTAGTAGTACTAGCACCGAAAACGATGACGACGAGGCCTACGTGGAGATAACTCTCGACATCCTCGACGACTCGGTGGCCGTGCACAGTGTTCAGGCCGCCGGAGGCTGTGGCCACGAGGACCCGGAGCTTGCCTTGCTGGCCAAGAAGACTCTGGAAGGCAAGAAGTCAGCGTCGTTCCGGTCGTCTCTCCTCCGCAACACTTCGACGCACATACGGCAGGTCTCGCAAGAGCTGAAGCGTCTGGCTTCGTTCTCGAAGCGAAACTCCGGCGCCGGCCGACGTTTCGACCGGACCAGGTCCGCCACTGCACAAGCCTTGAAGAGCCTCAAGTTCATCACCGCCAAGGCCTCCGCCACCAACGGCTGGGCCACCGTCGAGAAACGTTTCGACGACCTTACCGCCACCTCCAATGGCCTCCTCAACTCTTCTCTCTTCGGTGAATGCATAG GAATGAACAAGGAGTCTAAGGAGTTCGCCGGCGAGCTTTTCCGGGCACTTGCTCGGAGACGCAACATTAGTGGTGATTGCATCAACAAGGCACAGCTTAGAGAATTCTGGGAGCAGATTTGTGACGAGAGCTTCGACTCTAGGCTCCAGACTTTCTTTGACAT GGTGGATAAAGACGCCGATGGAAGAATCACAGAAGAAGAAGTCAGAGAG ATTATTAGTCTCAGTGCTTCTGCGAACAAACTCTCCAACATTCAGAAACAAGCTCAGGAATATGCAGCGCTCATTATGGAAGAGCTTGACCCAGACAATGTTGGCTACATTATG GTTGAAAACTTGGAAACTTTGTTGCTGCAAGCTCCGGTGCACAAATCGGTCACGGTAAGCGACAGCCGAGTTTTGAGTCAGCTACTGAGTCAGAAGCTGAAGCCAACACAAGAAAACAACCCAATTACAAGATGGTACCAGAAGACCAAGTACTTCTTGTTAGATAATTGGCAAAGAGTTTGGGTTATGATGCTATGGATTGGGATAGTCTCAGCTTTGTTTGTGTACAAGTTTATTCAGTACAAGAATAAGGAAGCATTTGAAGTGATGGGCTATTGTGTTTGCATAGCCAAAGGAGGAGCAGAGACTTTGAAATTCAACATGGCACTGATTTTGTTACCGGTTTGTCGAAACACAATTACTTGGCTCAGAAACAAGACCAAATTGGGGGTGGTAGTCCCGTTCGATGATAATCTGAACTTTCATAAGGTCATTGCAGTTGGAATAGTCATCGGGGTTGGATTACACGCCGGAGCACATTTGACGTGTGATTTTCCGAGGCTGATTCACGCAACGGAAGAACAGTACGAGCCGATGATACCCTACTTTGGTAAAGACCAGCCTGAGAATTACTGGTGGTTTTTGAAGGGAGTGGAAGGATTGACTGGGATTGGGATTGTGGTGTTGATGACTATAGCATTCACTTTGGCCACTCCTTGGTTTAGAAGAAACAAGTTGAACTTGCCAAAGCCACTGAAGAAACTCACAGGTTTCAACGCCTTTTGGTATTCACACCATCTATTTGTGATTGTCTACGCTCTACTCATAATCCATAGCATTAAACTCTACCTCACTAAGAAATGGTACTACAAAACG ACATGGATGTATTTGGCAGTGCCGGTTTTCCTCTACGCTTGTGAAAGGCTGATCAGATTTTTTAGATCAAGCATCAAGCCAGTGAAGATTCTCAAG GTTGCTGTTTATCCGGGAAATGTGCTTGCACTGCACATGTCTAAGCCGCAAGGCTTCAAATACAAGAGCGGGCAGTACATGTTCGTCAACTGCGCCGCAGTTTCTCCATTCGAATG GCATCCATTTTCAATTACCTCTTCACCGGGAGATGACTACCTGAGCGTCCACATTCGAACACTCGGGGATTGGACTCGGCAGCTCAAGACCGTTTTCTCATCG GTATGTCAGCCTTCAACTGCTGGTAAAAGTGGGCTGCTCAGAGCTGACATGCAAGAAGAAAACAACCCCAGCTTTCCGAAGATACTAATCGACGGTCCATACGGAGCACCAGCACAAGACTACAAGAAATACGACGTCGTGTTGCTGGTCGGCCTCGGAATCGGGGCCACGCCCATGGTCAGCATTGTCAAAGACATCATCAACAACATGAATATCTTGAAGAACAAAGAACTAGACGAGTACGCAGTTTTGGACGATGTATTAGAGAGTGGCAAGGCAGTTAATAACAACAACAGCAGTAGTGGCAAGAGCAACAAGAGCAATAAAGGGTTCAGGACCCAGAAAGCTTATTACTATTGGGTCACGAGAGAACAGGGCTCGTTTGAATGGTTCAAAGGGATTCTCAATGAGGTGGCAGAGATGGACGAAAAGGGTGTGATAGAGTTGCACAATTACTGTACCAGTGTGTACGAGGAAGGTGATGCCAGGTCAGCACTGATAGCCATGCTTCAGAATCTCCACCATGCCAAGAATGGCGTAGATGTAGTCTCTGGGACGCGCGTCAAATCCCATTTCGCCAAACCCAATTGGCGCCAAGTCTACAAGAAAATCGCGCTGCATCATCCTGATAGCCGAGTTG GTGTGTTTTACTGTGGGGCACCGGCACTAACAAAGGAGCTGAGGCAATTGGCGCTGGACTTTTCTCACAGGACCTCCACCAAGTTCGAGTTTCATAAAGAGAATTTCTAG